From the Psychrobacillus sp. FSL K6-4046 genome, one window contains:
- a CDS encoding SDR family oxidoreductase has translation MSNALITGFPGFLSKNIIKELRHQNRYSAIYVLVLPNLVQKAEQVINEIYEDGITNQSIIVVKGDITLSNAGLDNETINNLKQEINDVWHLAAIYDLAVPKEIAWKVNVEGTKLFNELVLKLPNIKRYMYFSTAYVAGKREGKLLETELIKPPGFKNHYEETKYEAEVLVNNLKSQLPLTIIRPGIVRGHSITGETIKFDGPYFFINMINRLKRLPIIPYLGKSTSFINVVPSDYITKASIYCCFDEEAEGKTIHLTDPKPYPVEEVYRAFVREVTGKYPKGRIPLALAKGSVSLLPIRKFLQVEKETLDYLAWNSSFDTTNAEKILRKGEINCPDFIESIPSMVRFYNKHKDDSTYHISIK, from the coding sequence ATGTCTAATGCATTGATTACAGGATTTCCAGGGTTTTTGTCGAAAAATATCATAAAGGAACTACGTCATCAAAATCGATATTCCGCTATTTATGTTCTTGTTCTTCCTAATCTAGTTCAAAAAGCTGAACAGGTAATAAATGAAATCTACGAGGACGGAATAACTAACCAATCGATTATTGTGGTAAAAGGGGATATTACACTTTCAAATGCAGGGCTTGATAATGAAACAATTAACAACCTAAAGCAAGAAATAAATGATGTATGGCATTTAGCAGCTATTTATGACTTAGCTGTTCCAAAGGAAATTGCCTGGAAGGTTAATGTTGAAGGAACTAAATTATTTAATGAGTTAGTTCTTAAACTTCCAAATATAAAAAGGTATATGTATTTTAGCACGGCTTATGTGGCGGGGAAAAGAGAAGGTAAGCTACTGGAGACGGAACTTATTAAACCCCCTGGATTTAAAAATCATTATGAGGAAACAAAATACGAGGCAGAAGTACTTGTAAACAACTTAAAAAGCCAACTGCCACTTACCATTATTAGACCAGGGATTGTAAGGGGACATTCCATCACGGGAGAAACGATTAAGTTTGATGGGCCATACTTTTTTATAAACATGATTAACAGATTAAAACGATTACCAATAATACCTTATCTCGGTAAGTCCACGTCTTTTATTAATGTAGTACCATCTGATTACATAACAAAAGCCTCCATATATTGCTGTTTTGATGAGGAAGCAGAAGGGAAGACTATTCATTTAACCGATCCAAAGCCTTATCCAGTTGAAGAGGTATATAGAGCTTTTGTTAGAGAAGTTACAGGAAAATATCCTAAGGGAAGAATACCATTAGCATTAGCAAAGGGGTCTGTTAGCTTATTACCTATAAGAAAGTTCCTGCAGGTGGAAAAAGAAACATTAGATTATCTCGCTTGGAATTCTTCTTTTGATACAACAAATGCTGAAAAAATTCTACGTAAAGGAGAGATAAATTGTCCTGATTTTATAGAGTCTATACCTTCCATGGTTCGTTTTTATAACAAACACAAAGACGATTCAACTTATCATATTTCAATTAAATAA
- a CDS encoding efflux RND transporter permease subunit, with amino-acid sequence MKISGFSIKRPVFTTVIMFLVVILGAVSFFKIPITLIPELNPPIGVVVTNYPGAGPIEVDEKITKPLETSLSTLPGIKSISSTSQESANFILLEFDWSTDMDDVQLDIMQRIDLVPVPTGADKPRFLKFDPAQFPVIQLSLRAADDGQDIRLIAKELEKELISTDGVASVNISGSLVEEVQILLDQNKLIQNGLTQSDIVQLIQANNISLPGDPIETEEKMSLTTRIMSSLTSVEEIQDLIITVNPIDGSQITISDVATVQLAEQETNSETRANEEPAVLLSVLQESSANTAQVSTAFQEALDKQLEKEEYKGVTADILFDQGDYVKLAINNIGTTLVTGGLLAMLVLFVFLKGIRSPIIIGVAIPYSVIVTFLLMYFAGFSLNIMTLGALALGIGMLVDNSIVVIENIERHLGLGKDPKAAALIGTKEVSGAITASTLTTIAVFIPVIFLSGLIGQIFTEFALTISFSLIASLFVALTVIPMMASKMLKKPKGNLEARRRRSKAYNNLEKSIKWSLGHRALVLTMTLALLVISVFGIFRVGTEFLPPTDEGFASISVRLPNGSSFTSTNEIVDEIENILQEQKDVDVYVSFVGGSQEGMSRGTSRSNIAEISVKLKPLDERSQSTFEFVDKVQPKIVEVIGERAEINFNVQTASGSSPNVVSFNISSADKDILNQAVADLQADLEKIKGVTKVNNDIISTVEEVQMIVKRDAATELGLAPAQVAQMVNNVTRGVLASQIISEDNEVYGVYVKYNESDRENIETLKQLKLRTPSGQFVNLEDVASIEVAEGPVAIRSLNQASAVAFSVKYESENTLGDMSEQIDQVIEKQNFSDKVQVNFGGDRELMDNAKNDMILAVLLAVVLVFIVMAAQFESYKYPFVIMFTVPLIVIGIGIVLFITNTPISVSAVIGILILVGIVVNNGIVLVDYINQRKADGYSSFEAITTSVRDRVRPILMTALTTILGLIPLALGIGEGTEINQPMALTVIGGLVASTLLTLFVVPIIYSLMDRETRKIKSS; translated from the coding sequence ATGAAAATTAGTGGTTTCTCTATAAAAAGACCTGTATTTACTACTGTAATTATGTTTTTAGTAGTTATATTAGGAGCTGTTTCTTTTTTTAAAATTCCAATCACATTGATCCCAGAGTTAAATCCTCCAATTGGCGTTGTCGTAACTAACTATCCTGGTGCTGGGCCAATAGAGGTAGATGAAAAAATAACCAAACCATTAGAAACTTCTTTAAGTACCTTACCTGGTATTAAGTCAATCAGTAGTACATCTCAAGAAAGCGCTAATTTTATTTTATTAGAATTTGATTGGTCTACAGATATGGATGATGTTCAATTGGACATCATGCAACGAATAGATTTAGTGCCCGTACCTACTGGAGCAGATAAACCAAGATTTTTAAAATTTGATCCTGCCCAGTTTCCAGTCATTCAGTTATCACTAAGAGCTGCTGATGATGGACAAGATATTCGATTAATAGCAAAAGAACTCGAGAAGGAATTAATCAGCACAGATGGTGTTGCAAGTGTTAATATATCTGGCTCACTTGTCGAAGAAGTGCAGATATTATTAGATCAAAACAAATTAATTCAAAATGGACTAACTCAAAGTGATATTGTCCAGCTAATTCAAGCGAATAATATTTCTCTTCCTGGAGACCCAATAGAAACAGAGGAAAAGATGTCCTTAACTACTCGAATTATGAGTTCATTAACCTCTGTTGAAGAAATACAAGATTTAATTATTACTGTTAACCCAATTGATGGTTCGCAAATAACTATTTCCGATGTTGCAACAGTTCAGTTAGCAGAACAAGAGACAAATAGTGAAACAAGAGCCAATGAAGAGCCGGCTGTTCTCTTGTCTGTGCTCCAAGAATCTAGTGCAAACACTGCACAAGTATCTACAGCTTTTCAAGAAGCTTTAGACAAGCAACTAGAGAAAGAGGAATATAAGGGAGTTACAGCGGATATTCTTTTTGATCAAGGGGATTACGTCAAGCTGGCCATTAACAATATTGGAACCACTTTAGTAACAGGTGGTTTATTGGCAATGTTAGTTTTGTTCGTGTTCTTAAAAGGGATTAGAAGTCCAATTATTATTGGTGTGGCAATTCCATATTCCGTTATTGTGACATTTTTACTGATGTACTTTGCGGGTTTTTCTTTAAATATAATGACGCTCGGAGCACTTGCATTGGGAATTGGGATGTTAGTTGATAATTCGATTGTTGTTATTGAGAATATCGAAAGGCATCTCGGTTTAGGAAAAGACCCTAAAGCTGCAGCTTTAATAGGCACAAAAGAAGTAAGTGGGGCAATTACAGCTTCTACTTTAACAACTATAGCAGTATTTATACCTGTAATTTTCCTTTCAGGACTTATTGGCCAGATATTTACCGAATTTGCGTTAACTATTTCGTTTAGTCTTATTGCTTCACTTTTTGTTGCACTCACTGTCATACCTATGATGGCTAGCAAAATGTTAAAAAAACCAAAAGGAAATTTAGAAGCGAGAAGACGAAGATCGAAGGCTTACAACAATTTGGAGAAGTCAATTAAGTGGTCTTTAGGTCACCGAGCTTTAGTTCTTACTATGACCTTAGCTTTACTAGTCATTTCTGTATTTGGTATTTTCCGTGTGGGTACTGAATTTTTACCTCCTACGGATGAAGGCTTTGCTTCTATTAGTGTAAGGCTACCAAATGGTTCATCGTTTACATCTACAAATGAAATAGTAGACGAGATAGAGAATATATTGCAGGAACAGAAGGATGTAGATGTCTATGTAAGCTTCGTAGGCGGAAGTCAAGAGGGCATGTCTCGAGGTACTTCTAGATCTAACATCGCAGAAATCTCTGTGAAACTAAAACCGCTTGATGAACGAAGTCAGTCTACGTTTGAATTTGTAGATAAAGTACAGCCTAAAATAGTAGAGGTAATTGGAGAAAGAGCAGAGATAAACTTTAATGTTCAAACAGCATCAGGCTCCTCACCTAATGTGGTATCTTTCAATATTTCCTCCGCTGATAAAGATATATTAAACCAAGCCGTTGCTGATTTGCAGGCTGATTTAGAAAAAATAAAAGGCGTAACTAAGGTCAACAATGACATTATTTCTACAGTAGAGGAAGTACAAATGATTGTTAAGCGAGATGCAGCAACAGAACTAGGTCTCGCTCCTGCTCAAGTAGCTCAAATGGTTAACAATGTAACGAGAGGCGTGTTAGCTTCCCAAATAATCTCGGAAGACAATGAAGTTTACGGAGTTTACGTTAAATATAACGAATCAGATCGGGAAAATATTGAAACCTTAAAGCAATTAAAACTACGTACTCCATCCGGTCAATTTGTAAACCTTGAGGATGTTGCAAGTATAGAGGTTGCTGAGGGACCAGTAGCTATACGGAGCTTAAACCAGGCTAGCGCGGTTGCATTTTCTGTTAAGTATGAGTCAGAAAATACACTAGGAGATATGTCTGAACAAATTGATCAAGTAATAGAGAAACAAAACTTTAGTGATAAAGTGCAGGTCAATTTTGGTGGCGACAGAGAGTTGATGGATAATGCCAAAAATGATATGATTTTGGCTGTTTTATTGGCGGTTGTCTTAGTGTTTATCGTAATGGCAGCTCAGTTTGAATCTTATAAATATCCGTTTGTAATCATGTTTACTGTACCGTTAATCGTGATAGGAATTGGGATTGTCTTATTCATTACAAATACTCCTATTAGCGTTTCCGCTGTCATAGGGATATTAATACTTGTTGGAATTGTTGTGAATAATGGGATTGTATTAGTAGATTACATTAACCAGCGTAAAGCAGATGGCTATTCATCCTTCGAGGCAATTACGACTTCCGTTCGGGATAGAGTACGTCCGATACTAATGACAGCTCTAACGACAATATTAGGTTTAATTCCATTGGCCCTTGGAATTGGAGAGGGAACAGAAATAAATCAGCCAATGGCTTTAACTGTAATTGGTGGTTTAGTTGCTTCGACTTTACTAACGTTATTTGTAGTGCCAATCATCTATAGTTTAATGGACAGAGAGACAAGAAAAATAAAATCATCTTAA
- a CDS encoding peptide chain release factor 3, which produces MDKQLQEEILKRRTFAIISHPDAGKTTITEKLLYFGGAIRDAGTVKGKKSGKFATSDWMEIEKQRGISVTSSVMQFDFNNCRINILDTPGHQDFSEDTYRTLMAVDSAVMIVDAAKGIEAQTLKLFKVCRMRGIPIFTFINKLDRQGKEPLELMEELEEVLGIQSYAMNWPIGMGKEFLGIYDRYNHRIEQFRTEESEKYLPLDDEGELAVDHSMKETSYYTQAMEDIMLLNEAGNDFDKEKVLSGDLTPVFFGSALTNFGVQTFLETYLQFAPTPQPRMTDVEEEVNPLNEDFSGFIFKIQANMNPAHRDRIAFVRIVSGKFERGMTVTLARTGKTFKVTQSTQFLADDRETVETAVAGDIIGLYDVGNYQIGDTVVGGKKAFNYEKLPQFTPEMFVKVTAKNVLKSKHFHKGIMQLVQEGAIQFYKTLHTEEVILGAVGQLQFEVFEHRMKNEYNVEVRMEPIGSKVARWIENEEDVKESMTGPRSMLVKDRYDHYVFLFENEFATRWFQDKYEHIKLYNLL; this is translated from the coding sequence ATGGACAAACAATTACAAGAAGAAATACTTAAGAGAAGAACCTTTGCAATAATTTCCCACCCGGATGCTGGTAAAACGACTATAACGGAAAAGCTTTTATATTTTGGAGGAGCTATTCGTGATGCAGGTACAGTGAAGGGGAAAAAATCGGGGAAATTTGCAACTTCAGACTGGATGGAAATTGAAAAGCAACGTGGGATTTCTGTAACATCCTCTGTTATGCAATTTGACTTTAATAATTGTCGTATAAATATATTAGATACACCTGGACATCAGGATTTTAGTGAAGACACTTATCGAACATTGATGGCTGTGGATAGTGCAGTGATGATTGTAGATGCTGCCAAAGGGATAGAGGCTCAAACATTAAAACTATTTAAGGTTTGTCGCATGCGCGGTATTCCTATCTTTACTTTCATTAACAAACTAGACCGACAAGGTAAAGAACCTCTTGAATTAATGGAGGAGCTAGAAGAAGTACTTGGAATTCAATCTTATGCAATGAATTGGCCGATTGGTATGGGAAAAGAATTTTTAGGGATTTATGATCGCTACAATCATCGAATTGAGCAATTCCGCACAGAGGAATCTGAAAAATATCTTCCGTTAGATGATGAGGGAGAATTAGCTGTCGATCATTCTATGAAAGAAACATCTTATTATACGCAAGCTATGGAAGATATTATGTTGTTAAATGAAGCAGGGAATGATTTTGATAAAGAAAAAGTACTTTCTGGTGATTTAACACCTGTATTTTTTGGTAGTGCATTAACTAACTTTGGTGTGCAAACCTTCTTAGAAACATATCTTCAGTTTGCTCCAACTCCACAGCCGAGAATGACTGATGTTGAAGAAGAAGTAAATCCTTTGAACGAAGATTTCTCCGGTTTTATATTCAAGATTCAAGCGAATATGAATCCTGCTCACCGAGATCGAATAGCATTTGTACGTATCGTTTCGGGGAAATTCGAACGAGGGATGACTGTTACGCTAGCACGAACTGGTAAAACATTTAAAGTCACTCAGTCTACTCAATTTTTAGCTGATGATCGTGAGACAGTAGAAACCGCTGTAGCTGGAGATATTATTGGTCTTTATGATGTTGGGAACTATCAAATTGGTGATACGGTTGTTGGAGGGAAAAAAGCATTTAATTATGAAAAGCTTCCTCAATTTACTCCAGAAATGTTTGTAAAGGTTACTGCTAAAAATGTATTAAAATCTAAGCATTTCCATAAAGGTATTATGCAGCTTGTACAAGAAGGTGCAATTCAATTTTACAAAACACTTCATACAGAAGAAGTAATTCTTGGTGCAGTTGGACAGCTTCAGTTTGAAGTATTCGAGCATCGTATGAAAAACGAGTATAATGTAGAAGTTCGTATGGAGCCAATTGGATCGAAGGTAGCTCGTTGGATTGAAAACGAAGAAGATGTAAAAGAATCGATGACAGGTCCAAGAAGCATGCTAGTAAAAGATCGTTATGATCACTATGTATTCTTATTTGAAAATGAATTTGCAACTCGCTGGTTCCAAGACAAATATGAGCATATAAAGCTATATAACTTACTATAA
- a CDS encoding M42 family metallopeptidase: protein MSYKFQEQETVSLLKQLVEIPSPSGYTKDIMDFMEQFLKDIDVNYIRTNKGALIATIIGENDTKHRLLTAHTDTLGAMVKEVKSSGRLKLAMVGGFNWNAVEGEYCTIHTADGRKIRGTILMHQTTVHVYKNATTLARDEQNIEVRVDEKVKSASETRELGIEVGDFVSFDPRFEQTESGFIKSRHLDDKASTALLLQLMKAIKENKWTIPYTTHFYISNNEEIGFGGNSNIPEQTVEYIAVDMGAIGDGQTSDEYTVSICAKDSSGPYHYELTRNLVELAKVEGIDYKLDIYPYYGSDASAAIRAGFDVKHALFGPGIEASHAYERTHIQSLENTAKLLYSYIQSEIL from the coding sequence ATGTCATACAAATTTCAAGAGCAAGAGACTGTCTCTTTGCTAAAACAATTAGTGGAAATTCCTAGTCCTTCCGGTTATACAAAGGACATCATGGACTTTATGGAGCAGTTTTTAAAGGATATTGATGTTAATTATATTAGAACTAACAAGGGAGCACTTATTGCCACCATTATAGGAGAAAATGATACTAAACATCGTTTACTGACAGCACACACCGATACTTTGGGAGCTATGGTAAAGGAAGTGAAGTCTTCTGGCAGATTGAAGCTTGCAATGGTAGGCGGCTTTAATTGGAACGCAGTAGAAGGTGAGTATTGTACAATCCATACAGCAGATGGAAGAAAAATACGGGGCACCATTCTCATGCATCAAACAACAGTTCATGTCTATAAAAATGCGACTACGCTCGCTCGTGATGAGCAAAACATTGAGGTACGAGTGGATGAGAAAGTAAAAAGTGCTAGTGAAACAAGAGAGTTAGGTATAGAGGTCGGGGATTTTGTTTCATTTGATCCTCGATTTGAGCAAACGGAATCTGGCTTTATCAAGTCACGTCATTTAGATGACAAAGCAAGTACTGCCCTTTTACTCCAACTAATGAAAGCTATTAAAGAAAATAAATGGACGATTCCTTATACAACACATTTTTATATTTCTAATAATGAGGAAATTGGATTTGGAGGCAATTCTAACATTCCAGAACAAACAGTGGAATATATAGCAGTCGATATGGGTGCAATAGGCGATGGACAAACCTCGGATGAGTATACTGTTTCCATTTGCGCAAAAGATTCCTCTGGGCCGTATCATTATGAATTAACCCGAAACCTCGTCGAACTAGCCAAGGTAGAAGGAATCGATTATAAGTTAGACATCTATCCATACTATGGTTCTGATGCTTCTGCTGCAATAAGAGCAGGTTTTGATGTCAAGCATGCATTGTTTGGACCAGGAATTGAAGCATCGCATGCATATGAAAGAACTCATATACAATCATTAGAAAATACAGCGAAGCTATTGTATTCTTATATACAATCTGAAATTCTGTAA
- a CDS encoding ATP-binding protein, protein MEYINTTKDKNKLFFIIFSCFTVCHIILAILSHNKDLLIYLYAGIVFLLILTLLCWVNSENPIIQYILFITLNLYLLILNIYSDSVVMMVFFLYPIYIAVIYSNIGLRILLFFITIIEILGLIYYKNDDYTYILSSEDLIAFILLLAILIFTSILNTYFDRKYWNKISELNTSMRKEQYSRESYLQLFFDNAKDSITVFDKDNKIIEVNPAFEDLYGWKREEVIGKSVSILSPQYQLDETRKQEVLKGASYHFLETTDRKKDGTYFDAQITVSPIYDYQNELIALSIISRDVSFKKETENLLLQSEKLKVAGEMAAGVAHEIRNPITVISGFMQIMNGDPTQPYYRYTKVIENEIERINYIISEFLVLAKPHAKLPKKYDLTQTLDDLLVLFQPEINLNGIFLTTDIIKGPIHLYGEEGQMKQVLINLVKNAIEAMSDNGKIHISCSIEPQDIILIKIRDNGVGMEKQVVEKIFDPFFSTKINGTGLGMMISEKIIAEHGGTIAIESQKGQGTTVTIQLPYTSSIEATD, encoded by the coding sequence ATGGAATATATTAATACTACGAAAGATAAAAATAAATTGTTTTTCATTATTTTTTCCTGTTTTACCGTATGCCATATTATTCTGGCAATACTTTCACATAACAAGGACCTATTAATTTATCTGTACGCTGGGATAGTATTCCTACTCATCTTAACGTTGTTATGTTGGGTAAACTCAGAGAACCCAATCATCCAATATATTTTGTTTATAACACTTAATCTTTACCTATTAATCTTGAATATATACAGTGACAGCGTAGTAATGATGGTATTTTTTCTTTACCCTATATACATCGCAGTCATCTATTCCAATATTGGTCTAAGAATATTATTATTCTTTATAACTATCATTGAAATTCTTGGTCTCATCTATTATAAAAATGATGACTATACATATATTTTGTCCTCAGAAGATTTAATTGCTTTTATACTACTTTTAGCTATACTTATTTTCACTTCCATCTTAAATACATACTTTGACCGTAAATATTGGAATAAGATTTCTGAACTAAATACTTCTATGAGAAAAGAGCAATATTCGAGAGAAAGTTATTTACAGCTTTTTTTTGACAATGCGAAGGATAGTATTACTGTATTTGATAAAGACAATAAAATAATAGAAGTAAATCCTGCTTTTGAGGATTTATATGGTTGGAAAAGGGAAGAAGTAATAGGAAAAAGTGTTTCTATTTTGTCTCCACAATATCAGCTAGATGAAACAAGAAAACAAGAGGTATTAAAAGGGGCCAGCTATCATTTTCTCGAAACTACTGATCGAAAAAAAGATGGAACTTATTTTGATGCCCAAATTACTGTTTCTCCAATTTATGATTACCAAAACGAGCTGATTGCTCTTTCTATAATTAGTAGGGACGTTAGCTTTAAAAAAGAAACTGAGAATTTATTACTACAATCAGAAAAGCTAAAGGTTGCTGGAGAAATGGCTGCTGGAGTAGCTCATGAGATTCGAAATCCTATTACAGTTATATCTGGCTTTATGCAGATTATGAATGGGGACCCTACCCAGCCCTATTACCGTTACACGAAAGTAATTGAAAACGAAATTGAAAGAATCAATTACATTATTAGTGAATTCCTAGTTTTAGCAAAGCCACACGCAAAATTGCCAAAGAAGTATGATTTAACTCAAACATTAGATGACCTTCTCGTTTTATTTCAACCCGAGATTAACTTGAATGGGATATTTTTGACTACTGATATTATAAAAGGTCCGATACACCTTTACGGTGAGGAAGGTCAGATGAAGCAAGTACTTATTAACCTAGTTAAAAATGCGATAGAGGCAATGTCTGACAATGGTAAAATCCATATTAGCTGTTCCATCGAGCCCCAGGATATCATCCTTATTAAAATTAGAGACAATGGAGTAGGGATGGAAAAACAGGTTGTTGAGAAAATTTTCGATCCATTTTTCTCTACTAAGATTAACGGGACAGGCCTTGGAATGATGATTTCCGAAAAAATTATTGCTGAACATGGTGGAACGATTGCCATTGAAAGCCAAAAAGGACAAGGAACTACAGTAACTATTCAGTTACCTTACACTTCAAGTATAGAGGCTACGGATTAG
- a CDS encoding EAL domain-containing protein: MESIFGTGSEDLLLTVKEALHKESLSDINLLGEKLEDTLYKMNLMSYAVNKTMIIALTNRAGKILYVNDKFTEISGYSREELIGKTHRIINSFTHPSGFFEELWKTILQGQTWVGEICNKRKNGELYWVKTYILPINTIDQGTYFLSIRTDITPEKENELRLKTNIINSFDTVVRHVNNLIFRLDKELNFTLLTGKIATEYFLERGIPMIHPSNELFAEQTSRSFSQTMDYFPREISDRFKENISEVFLGKEVSYKEWFGPKCIHITISPIEKEGEIMGAIGIGNDITEIEKTRKKLSELAYEDHLTNTYNTAALNRDIQLKIKLKEKFSFLYIDLDRFKNINDSLGHVTGDLLLQKVSKRMKKFYTKGAKIYRMGGDEFVILLEDDYFSCRDSLSNAQLLLKEIEKPFSIHEMELYISCSIGISCFPEHGDSYNALHRAADLALNESKDKGKRTAVLYTSEYEKGYIDKLSLESDIRMGLKKNEFFLVYQPKLNLTTNKVQGYEALIRWNRKGGNIIPPNEYIPFAEETGLIIPIGRYVLKEACKQATQWLKEGLSFSTISVNISPVELDQNDFTTNVKYILHETGLPPHYLELEITENILMKNISKLSTILEELKQYGVRIAMDDFGSGFSNFRYLKELPIHTLKIDQVFMNQIIEKRDEVIVSSIIKIGKSLGLEVVAEGVETEEVIQFLKLHNCEIVQGFYYSKPLRVEDVPSFKLLASQL, encoded by the coding sequence ATGGAGTCCATATTTGGAACAGGTTCCGAAGATTTATTGCTCACAGTAAAAGAAGCTTTACATAAAGAGTCATTGTCAGATATTAACCTTTTGGGAGAAAAACTTGAAGATACATTATACAAAATGAATCTGATGAGCTATGCAGTAAATAAAACAATGATTATAGCTTTAACTAATCGTGCAGGTAAAATATTATATGTAAATGACAAATTTACAGAGATCTCTGGTTACTCTCGTGAAGAATTAATCGGAAAAACTCATCGAATTATTAATTCCTTCACCCACCCGTCTGGTTTTTTTGAAGAATTGTGGAAAACTATTCTTCAAGGTCAAACATGGGTAGGTGAAATATGTAACAAACGGAAAAATGGAGAATTGTATTGGGTAAAGACTTACATTTTGCCTATTAATACAATTGACCAAGGTACATACTTTTTAAGTATTCGAACAGATATAACACCTGAAAAAGAAAATGAGCTACGTTTAAAAACTAATATCATTAATTCCTTTGATACTGTAGTGAGACATGTAAATAACTTAATTTTTAGATTAGATAAAGAGTTGAATTTTACCCTACTAACCGGAAAGATAGCAACAGAGTATTTTTTGGAAAGAGGAATTCCGATGATTCATCCTTCCAATGAACTGTTTGCGGAACAAACATCTCGATCCTTCAGTCAGACGATGGATTATTTTCCTCGAGAAATATCTGATAGATTTAAGGAGAATATTTCTGAGGTCTTTTTAGGGAAGGAAGTTTCATATAAAGAGTGGTTTGGGCCGAAATGTATTCATATCACGATCTCACCTATTGAAAAAGAAGGTGAAATAATGGGCGCAATAGGAATAGGAAATGATATCACGGAAATAGAAAAGACTAGAAAGAAACTATCAGAGCTAGCGTACGAGGATCACTTAACAAATACATACAATACTGCAGCATTAAATAGAGATATCCAGCTTAAGATAAAATTAAAGGAAAAGTTTAGTTTTCTATATATTGATTTAGACAGATTTAAAAATATTAATGACTCATTAGGTCATGTTACAGGAGACCTGCTATTACAAAAGGTTTCTAAAAGAATGAAGAAATTTTATACCAAAGGCGCCAAGATTTATAGGATGGGCGGGGATGAGTTTGTTATCCTTTTGGAGGATGACTATTTTTCTTGTAGAGACTCATTAAGTAATGCCCAACTGTTATTAAAAGAAATTGAAAAGCCTTTTAGCATTCATGAAATGGAGTTATACATTTCATGCTCTATTGGAATTTCCTGCTTTCCGGAACACGGCGATAGCTATAATGCTTTACATAGAGCTGCAGATTTAGCGTTAAATGAATCGAAAGATAAAGGGAAGAGAACAGCAGTCTTGTATACATCTGAATATGAAAAAGGATATATAGATAAATTGTCTTTAGAGAGTGATATTCGAATGGGACTTAAAAAGAACGAATTCTTTCTAGTCTATCAACCGAAATTAAACCTAACTACCAACAAGGTTCAAGGCTATGAAGCTCTCATTAGATGGAATAGAAAGGGGGGAAATATTATTCCTCCGAATGAGTATATTCCATTTGCAGAAGAGACAGGGCTAATTATTCCGATTGGTAGGTATGTTCTTAAGGAAGCATGTAAACAAGCTACACAGTGGTTAAAAGAGGGATTGTCTTTTAGTACAATATCTGTGAATATAAGTCCAGTCGAGTTAGATCAAAATGACTTTACAACCAATGTAAAATATATTCTTCATGAGACTGGGCTTCCACCACATTATCTAGAATTGGAAATTACGGAAAACATTCTAATGAAAAATATAAGCAAGCTGTCTACTATATTGGAGGAATTAAAACAATACGGTGTTCGAATTGCTATGGATGATTTTGGCTCCGGCTTTTCAAATTTCCGTTATTTAAAGGAACTGCCTATTCATACGTTAAAAATAGATCAAGTCTTTATGAATCAGATCATAGAAAAAAGAGACGAAGTAATAGTGTCATCTATTATAAAAATAGGCAAAAGTCTTGGTTTAGAAGTAGTGGCAGAAGGGGTGGAAACAGAGGAAGTCATCCAGTTTTTAAAGCTGCATAATTGTGAAATTGTCCAAGGTTTCTATTATTCCAAGCCTCTTCGTGTGGAGGACGTTCCGAGCTTTAAGCTATTGGCTTCGCAATTATAA